TGGGTGGGGGTGGTCAATAGAGACCACACTGTGACGGGCCTTGAAGTCCAGGATGAGGGGCTGGGCCTTTGGCCCACActttcctcccccatccctcccggAGTGGGCCAGGCTGCAGCGGCTGCCACCGCGGCAGCCACAATTGTTGGGGGGAGAGCTTGGCATCCTGTGTTTCTTTGAATCGCAGCTCCAGGAACAATGCCGCTTCCTGTGGGTGTCCCCCCGCCCACCCACAGCCAGCCCTGCGGCCCTCGCTGCCCAactcttcctcctccagccctgtcgtttctggggaagtggggaggggtctgggtgggggggggagggggaggggtgtgtgtcttGGTCCCTGGAAGGCGTGGCTGGGGTGGACCAGCACAGCCTCTGCCCCGGGGTGTGACCGCAGACTGGGggctgcccctctctgggcctcagtttccccacttgtaCACTCGGGTCGTAATGGTGCCCTCCTCCCAGGGCCATTAGGGAGATGAAAGAAGAGAACGCGTCGGAGCACTCTGCTCTGGGCACCCGTGAGCTCTGGTTCCGCCCATTGCACGGAGGGCGGAAAATGAGGCTCTGAGCAGTGGGTGAGGCCCGCGGCCGGGcagcccatcccctcccctcctgatTGCTCTGATGTGGGGAGACCGGAGGCCCGGCACCCGCACACCCCACACCTCACGCCTCCAAGCACTCCCCACTGAACAAAGGTGACTTTAATCTCCGTAGCCTTGGGCTGGGTTTTTAGGGCACCACCAAGCGCTCAGGAGAACAGGCCTCCCTTGATCTCATTAAGAAAGCATTTTCCTTTTAATCCAGTGGCGGCAACGGCGCGTCTGCACGGGCCGGCCTCGTCCTCCCACGGCATTCCTGGGCTGAgatgctggggggcgggggctctGGATGCGAGTCTGTGCGTGCGGGCTGCCCTGGGGTGTCTGCTCTGGAAGGAGGGGGTGCGTGCGTGGAGAGGGTGTAGAAGGAGCCTGCCACCTCCCTTAGCTCTCTCTAGGCCCAGCCAGCTTGTGACCTCACTGAGAGTGTGCCCGGGTCTGGGCTCAGGCTGGGCAAGGAGCTGGAGCTGCCAGTTGAGGGTGGGCACCGCAGGTGAGTGCGCCAGGTCGCTGGGTTCGTGCTGTATGCCAGGCCTGCACACACCGGCCCCTCCCTTGCACCCGTTTGTACACAGAAGGAAACCGAGGCTTGGTGGGCACGGAGGTGGGGGGTCTCCCACTGCCCGTGCTCCCAGCACCCTCCACCGGGCCTGGGCTTTGCACTCAGCCACGCCCGGGTGTACTGGGTGGCACGCGCTGGGCGGGCCGGGCAGAGGAAAAGGAACATTCCTTCCCGTGTGCCGACGGGCCCAGGCGGGCGCTGGCagctcctgccccccccccacttccGCGGAGCGATCCCGGCAGCGGTGGCCCCGTGCTGGCACAGGTGGAGCCCTGATGTGGCCTTGAGCAGGGCACGCAGCAGGCGGGGCTGCTAGGCCGCATGGATGCTGGGGCCACTGATTCCTGCGCTGGGGCACGTGAGGTTTCCCGCCTCAGCCCTGCGGACCGCGTCTCCTTAGAACCCTGGAGGCTGCTTTGGCTCAGAGGTGACCGGCTGCACTGGCTGGTCACGCAGCCAGGGGTGCGAGGGAGGCCCCGGTGTTGAGGGCCCAGCCCGGAGGACTGCAGGACTGTGGCCACACCCCAGCCCGCCGGACCTTGTGCCCAGCCCGGCCCAGTTAACCAGGCCAGCTGTATGGTAATGGGCTGTGCGGCCACTCCCGCTTAATGCGGCCGAGTTCCCCTCGCAGCGCGGCCCAGGACAAAGCTGGCGGACAACGCCTGGTGATTCATCCTCCCTCTGGGCCCTTTGTCCGCCAGCGCTTGGCGGCCGCCCAGCAGAGGCCTTTGTCCCCGACTGATTGAGACTTGGCTTCCCAAAGCGGACCTCCTCCGcctgccccccccaccctccGCCCCTCCCACAGGCTGGGCACTGTGTCAGTAAGGGTGTGTGCCCCGCCAGGTGTGCAGGACAGCCGGAGCCGGTTACCTGGCGGGTGGGCGGGGCACCGCACCTGGCTCGTGCCGGCGCAGCTGCCGGCTGACCTTGGGCCCAGCTGTCGAGGTAGGGGGTGGGGTGGTAGGGGGTGGGGTCTtcctgggcccccagcccacTTCCACTCAGGGTAGGCACTTGAGCCCCACTCTGCATgtggggaaattgaggctcaaaggTGGGGCATGGGTGTGACTGAAGGATCCCTGTGAAGCCGCAGAGTGCCCAGCCCTGGACCCCACGGTGGCCGGGGCACAGAGCTGCCTGTTCAAGGCCGTATTTCTCCCTGCAGACGTACATTTTCACGGACGGGGAAGATGAAGCCCTGGCAAGGCGCACGGGTGAGCCCTGGAcgtggggaggctgggggagctCCCGCCCAGAGGAAACCCTCCCCTCTGGAGAGGTCACCGAGGCCACGGGCCTGGGAGGGCAGTTTACTCAAGGGTTTTGCTCAACGCTCCGCCCCACCACTCGCCCCCCCCGTTCAATTCTCATGCAAATGAGGCCCTTTCAGCGCCCGGGGCCCTTTGAGCTGGTGTGGCGGCAACAGGTGGCCGGTGCTGGGAAAAAGCCGCCTGAatgggcaggggcggggcggggcggggcggggcgcctAGGAGGGGGTTGGGCTGGGGGGTGAGATCGCCGGGCCTGGGTCCTGCTCGAGGGAGGGGTTGAGGGGGAGGCCACCGTAGGCACGGCTTGAACCCAGGGCGCCCCGAGGCAGACTGCCACGCACCCTCTCTTGCTCTGCTCTCAACGgggcttgctgtgtgaccctgggccaggCCGCCCTCGCTGAACCATCTTGGACCCACTCACAGCCCCTCCCCTCGTCCGCAGGCAACGTGGTCAATACTAACTGCTCGGCTGCCCACAGCCGCCAGGCGCTGTCCTGCAAGATGGCCGTGGAGTATGACCGCTTCGTCGAATCGGGGAGGAAGTGAGTGCTGGCCTTCGGCTGGGGCCCGGGAGCGTCTCCTCCTCGGGCTGGCTCCCGCCCTGGCAGTCCCCGCCCCCCGCGCGCCCCCCTGACGGCAGTGCCTCGCCGCAGGTGGTTCTGCCACGTGGATGACGATAACTACGTGAACGTGCGGGCCTTGCTGAAGCTGCTGGCCAGCTACCCGCACACGCAGGACATCTACCTCGGCAAGCCCAGCCTGGACAGGCCCATCCAGGCCACAGAGAGGGTCAGCGAGAGCAAGGTGGTGAGTGTTCCGCCCACACAGGCCTACGCCGagcggggaggggctggaggtgtCCCTGCAGCCCGGGGGGAAGGGTCTGGGAGCCTCACCACGTGCCCCCTCCCGCAGCGGCCCGTCCACTTCTGGTTTGCCACCGGCGGGGCTGGCTTCTGCATCAGCCGGGGGCTGGCCCTGAAGATGAGCCCTTGGGCCAGGTGAGTGGGTGCCTTGGGGCACAGGCGAGGCTGCCCCAGACCGCAAGGTCCCCCCACTGGGGGCCTGGCTTGACTCATCTTCCCAGCACCAGTGTCCCCAACCTCACGTGTACTGGCAGGGTGAGTCGTCCCACCACTGCCCACAGCCACCAGGGTGGTCAGCACCCAGGTTGGGCAGGACCCCTTCCTGCGTCCGGTAACCCCCAACTCACAGAGAATCATCTGGCTGGTACGGAGGAGGGGGCTGTCCTGGGGCTCAGGGAGGTGGGGAGCTGCCAGCGTGAGAGCCCGTTAGGGACACAGGCCGGGCACGTGCACCTCCTTCTTGGGCCCGGCCAGGGTGACACTGCCTGGTGGGCTCCTGCCCAGCTCCCGCCTCGGCTCACTCCGGCCCTCCGGCCCTCCCACAGCGGAGGCCACTTCATGAGCACGGCCGAGCGGATCCGGCTGCCGGACGACTGCACCATCGGCTACATCGTGGAGGCTCTGCTGGGCGTGCCCCTCATCCGCAGCGGGCTCTTCCACTCCCACCTGGAGAACCTGCAGCAGGTCCCCGCCTCCGAGCTCCATGAGCAGGTGCGCTGCCTAGCAGGCCAGGAAGGGATGGGGATGGAGGAGAGcggctgggaggggagggaaggggcagggtggggtggcaTCGGCACCCCTCCCAGCGTCACTCTGTCCCTCCCCCTGCAGGTGACCTTGAGCTACGGCATGTTTGAAAACAAGCGGAATGCTGTCCACATTAAGGGGCCCTTCTCAGTGGAGGCCGACCcatccaggtgaggaaactgaggcccagatgggGGCGGGGCTCCCCTCGGGTCCCTTGGGGTCTGCTGCAGCTAAGCAGCGTGATGAAAGAGTACGACCCTGAGCCTGCTTGGGTGGAAGAGGGCCCCCGGTGCTGTGAGCTCGGTATCCGCACCCCACACGGACCAGCCCCCCACTCTGTCCCCACAGGTTCCGCTCCATCCACTGCCACCTGTATCCGGACACACCCTGGTGTCCCCACACTGCCATCTTCTAGCAGCTACGGCTGAAACCCTGTCCCCGGGCACCCCTGGTATCCAAAGGGCCCGGGGACCCCTGTTGTGCCGCCCTGGCCTTGGCATTCGAGGCTCCCCCAGGgctgtgcgtgcgtgtgtgtgtgtgtactgtgtgCCCATCCGTGTAGCAGACTGCTGGGCAGCTCTGCTGTGCCGAGGAACAGGCGAGGCACCGCCTGTCTTTCCATGCTCCACCCCAGAGGATTTGTGAGTCAGAGGTCACTCTGAGGGCAGGTTTATTATCATTCTGGGGTCTTTGGGCAGCATGGGGACCAGGGGCTGCTCTGCAGCGAGGTGCAGGTGCCTTTCCCTCCTGCTGAGCGCAGGCCCAGCGCTGCAGGCGCCTGCCCCCTGGGATCCTGGCTCCTTAGAGCCCCCAGGACAACTCACCCTGCTCAGTGCTGCGAGAAAGCTGGGTTTGGGGGATGTGACCCGA
This portion of the Pseudorca crassidens isolate mPseCra1 chromosome 15, mPseCra1.hap1, whole genome shotgun sequence genome encodes:
- the LFNG gene encoding beta-1,3-N-acetylglucosaminyltransferase lunatic fringe isoform X2 — translated: MLKRCGRRLLLALAGALLACLLVLTADPPPSPVPAERGRRALRSLAGPAGAAPAPGLEAAAAPGVLVREVHSLSEYFSLLTRSRRDAGPPPGSVPRPADGHPRPPAEPLTPHDVFIAVKTTKKFHRARLDLLLETWISRHKEMTYIFTDGEDEALARRTGNVVNTNCSAAHSRQALSCKMAVEYDRFVESGRKWFCHVDDDNYVNVRALLKLLASYPHTQDIYLGKPSLDRPIQATERVSESKVRPVHFWFATGGAGFCISRGLALKMSPWASGGHFMSTAERIRLPDDCTIGYIVEALLGVPLIRSGLFHSHLENLQQVPASELHEQVTLSYGMFENKRNAVHIKGPFSVEADPSRRRLSCCSDHCPAQGQVCHLSCWLETGPSSQESASPQAPPAQAQIANEAFKPSRPPLPAPAALHT
- the LFNG gene encoding beta-1,3-N-acetylglucosaminyltransferase lunatic fringe isoform X4 gives rise to the protein MLKRCGRRLLLALAGALLACLLVLTADPPPSPVPAERGRRALRSLAGPAGAAPAPGLEAAAAPGVLVREVHSLSEYFSLLTRSRRDAGPPPGSVPRPADGHPRPPAEPLTPHDVFIAVKTTKKFHRARLDLLLETWISRHKEMTYIFTDGEDEALARRTGNVVNTNCSAAHSRQALSCKMAVEYDRFVESGRKWFCHVDDDNYVNVRALLKLLASYPHTQDIYLGKPSLDRPIQATERVSESKVRPVHFWFATGGAGFCISRGLALKMSPWASGGHFMSTAERIRLPDDCTIGYIVEALLGVPLIRSGLFHSHLENLQQVPASELHEQVTLSYGMFENKRNAVHIKGPFSVEADPSRRRLSCCSDHW
- the LFNG gene encoding beta-1,3-N-acetylglucosaminyltransferase lunatic fringe isoform X3, with product MLKRCGRRLLLALAGALLACLLVLTADPPPSPVPAERGRRALRSLAGPAGAAPAPGLEAAAAPGVLVREVHSLSEYFSLLTRSRRDAGPPPGSVPRPADGHPRPPAEPLTPHDVFIAVKTTKKFHRARLDLLLETWISRHKEMTYIFTDGEDEALARRTGNVVNTNCSAAHSRQALSCKMAVEYDRFVESGRKWFCHVDDDNYVNVRALLKLLASYPHTQDIYLGKPSLDRPIQATERVSESKVRPVHFWFATGGAGFCISRGLALKMSPWASGGHFMSTAERIRLPDDCTIGYIVEALLGVPLIRSGLFHSHLENLQQVPASELHEQVTLSYGMFENKRNAVHIKGPFSVEADPSRFRSIHCHLYPDTPWCPHTAIF